cattaaattccagtgaaatatatttatgtttgtggttgtaatgtgacaaaatatggaaaagttcaagggggtgaatacttttgcaagccactgtgtatgtatataaaaaTCATAACTTCTTTGTATAACCTGGTTTCAGTGAGATGGCAGTtgagaaaaacaacattttaggAATAGAGTGACGTAAGAAATATATTTCAGTGCTATCTTTAATTGGTGTCTATCCAGacgaaaaaacaacaacaaaaatgaagattaatgaACCTCAGCCATTTAAATGTAAAGAAGCTAGTAACATTGCTTTGGTCTTGTCTGAGTTGTCTGTGGATGAATGTTTGCCTTTGGAGTGTATAACAGGTATCTTTTCAGGTATTTTCTGAATGTCTTATCTCGTATCCCGTAAACAATTGGACTGATGAGTCGAGGCAGAATCTGAACAAATACTGAGACTGTGTAGCGAATGGTCAGTACTTCTTTTGGGAACAAGTTTGTCAAACCATTAAGCATTAAATCATACACGTAGGTGAGcatacacagcagcagctggaagcCATGGAGCAGCACTGTGTTTCTTGCTTTCTTGGCATTTGCAGTAGCTGTCTGTGCAGTGAAAAGGATTCTGAAATATGTATATAAAAGTGTGAGCCAAACAATAACCAGCAATACAATGTTGGatgcatccttttttttttctagctcgGGATGTCTGAAAATAGATCCTCTAAGACAGAAAACTCTGGAATTAAAGAAATCTTTGGATTCTGTTACCAAGATGGTAAATAAATCTGGCAGAATTACAAGTGAACTTAGCAGCCATATCACTAGGATCACAACAGTTACATTTTTGACTGTACAGATCTGTGGGTGCTGGAGAGGGAAGCATATAGCAACATAACACTCTACTGCCATTACAGCGAGTGTCAGTGGATTGTTGAGATTGCAAATTATGACTGTCAACAGCAAAATTATGCAAAAGGGGACATGGAGAGTGAACATAATGTAACTGATAACTTGAATGAGGGTGAACAGGCTCAGCAGGAGAATATCATTGATAACCAGATGAATGTACAGGATATAACGAGGATTTGTGTTGAAAACCtgaagagaaggagaagactgtttagagcaggggtgggcaactccaggcctcgaggtccggtgttctgcaggttttagatgtgtctctgcttcaacacacctgagtcaaatatagaagtcattagcaggactctggagaacttgactgcatactgaggaggtaattcagccatttgattcaggtgtgttggatcagggacacatctaaaacctgcaggacaccggccctcgaggcctggaattgcccacccctggtttaGAGCATAAAAGGCAAATTATGGAAATGGTGCAGCATCGCATCACATTATACTCTATCCTACATGCATTCCAAATATACATAATGAATTCATGCAAATTTAATGtcagaaatgaagaaaatacaGACCTCATGTTTTTTGAATGTGTGCACTAAAGTACTGTTGACATAGACAATGGAGACAGAGAGAACCACAGTAATCAGATTCTTGACAATAGCTGTGCTTAAGGAGTCCCGATACACCACTGTTGTCGAATTCATGCCAGCATTTGAAAGGTTCTTGAGACGTCTGAAAAGTGTCCTTGAAACCTGGAAACATTATTCATCAGGTTCTTGACATTTTTGCTGGATGTCCAATAACAGTTACTAGACCAAAAAATTTCTAAGTGCAAACATATATTTCACATTTGATCAGAGTGAATAAAAGAAGATCCAGAAATGTTTGTTTATACACATGATGTTCTTGCAATGCCAATGCAATGGTTGATAATGTCTAAAACAAATCTAGTGAACAGAATATTCAAAATttgttacaataaaaataaccacaaaatataatattgtgtgtttatacacagaaaaacacaaagaacaggTGCTCACCTGGTTATGGTCTCACACAGCATTCACCTAGGAGGTCAGGTGGATGTGACAGTAAATGCTCATCGTCAGTCGTTTtatggctgtgtgtttgtgtgtgtatgtgtgcatgtgtgtgtgtggggtgtgtgtgtgtgtgtgtgtgttacttcaGTAAGTGTGCTTTTGGCCACATTATGTGACTCATCATTCATCATTCCTTCCATAACCACCATTGCGGTC
The sequence above is drawn from the Archocentrus centrarchus isolate MPI-CPG fArcCen1 unplaced genomic scaffold, fArcCen1 scaffold_80_ctg1, whole genome shotgun sequence genome and encodes:
- the LOC115777834 gene encoding odorant receptor 131-2-like codes for the protein MNSTTVVYRDSLSTAIVKNLITVVLSVSIVYVNSTLVHTFKKHEVFNTNPRYILYIHLVINDILLLSLFTLIQVISYIMFTLHVPFCIILLLTVIICNLNNPLTLAVMAVECYVAICFPLQHPQICTVKNVTVVILVIWLLSSLVILPDLFTILVTESKDFFNSRVFCLRGSIFRHPELEKKKDASNIVLLVIVWLTLLYTYFRILFTAQTATANAKKARNTVLLHGFQLLLCMLTYVYDLMLNGLTNLFPKEVLTIRYTVSVFVQILPRLISPIVYGIRDKTFRKYLKRYLLYTPKANIHPQTTQTRPKQCY